One genomic region from Stutzerimonas decontaminans encodes:
- a CDS encoding YciI family protein, with translation MNYLCLIYYDEQRVDAMTDEQWHALVARCLSCAEELRASGHMLAGEPLQSVRTARTVRVRDGVTSVVDGPFAETREQLAGFYLIEAADQREAEAIAAKIPPASLGCVEVRPLRQLPQR, from the coding sequence ATGAACTACCTGTGCCTGATCTATTACGACGAACAGCGTGTGGATGCGATGACCGATGAGCAGTGGCATGCGCTGGTCGCGCGTTGCTTGAGTTGTGCCGAAGAGTTGCGTGCCAGCGGCCACATGCTCGCCGGCGAACCGCTGCAGTCGGTGCGTACCGCGCGCACGGTGCGCGTGCGTGACGGTGTCACCTCGGTGGTCGACGGCCCGTTCGCCGAAACCCGCGAGCAGCTGGCAGGCTTCTACCTGATCGAGGCGGCGGACCAGCGGGAGGCCGAAGCCATTGCGGCGAAGATCCCGCCGGCCAGCCTTGGCTGCGTCGAGGTCCGGCCGTTGCGCCAGCTGCCGCAGCGCTGA
- a CDS encoding YybH family protein, which translates to MNTENRQDEIAIRQLHETFEQATKAKNLDRIMAQYADDVVAFDAVGALQFKGIDAYRAHWQRCFEFCQGEGFFETHELHVDVGGELACSRMLTHCGGPNAEGEMQAAWMRGTRVWARRGGEWKVIHEHFSMPFDMQTGQVCLDQAPSQQQAG; encoded by the coding sequence ATGAACACCGAAAACCGGCAGGACGAAATCGCCATTCGCCAGCTGCACGAAACGTTCGAACAAGCCACCAAGGCCAAGAACCTCGACCGGATCATGGCGCAGTACGCCGACGACGTAGTCGCCTTCGATGCGGTCGGCGCACTGCAATTCAAGGGCATCGACGCGTACCGGGCGCACTGGCAGCGCTGCTTCGAGTTCTGTCAGGGCGAAGGCTTCTTCGAGACCCACGAGCTGCATGTGGATGTCGGTGGCGAGCTGGCCTGCAGCCGCATGCTCACCCACTGTGGCGGACCCAATGCCGAAGGCGAGATGCAGGCCGCCTGGATGCGCGGCACCAGGGTATGGGCGCGGCGGGGTGGTGAATGGAAGGTGATCCATGAGCATTTCTCGATGCCCTTCGACATGCAGACCGGCCAGGTGTGCCTGGATCAGGCTCCGTCGCAGCAACAGGCCGGGTGA
- a CDS encoding TonB-dependent receptor — MPTLRFPRKTALLPVCLAASLAGSPLMAQEQLEDHSQGTAAEPFELQSVEITASADASADGLTQPYAGEQVARGGRVGILGNRDYMETPFTSTSYTSQLIQDQQARSVSDVLQNDPSVRVARGFGNFQELYVVRGFPVYSDDISYNGLYGLLPRQYVAAEFIERVEVFRGANTFLNGAAPGGSGIGGAINILPKRAPNEPLTRLTVGAENGGQAMTHADITRRFGEEERFGVRLNAAKRAGETTVEDEDRTLDMFALGLDYQGDNFRLSGDIGHQYHFIDNPRPSVTPSGGIPSAPDAEDNFAQPWTYSKEKQTFGTFRAEYDFSDAVTGWLAAGVREGEEKNRLASMTAGSSGAGTFYRFDNVREEEVFTSEVGLRARGRTGDVSHEWVMSAAMFDLEARNAYAMSGSYAADIYQPFAAAMPDAVWVGGSMSNPNVTERTHTQSLAIADTLGFMDDRLLVTLGARRQGIEAKSYDYNSGDRLSSYNRYKNSPVAGVVYQLTDEVSVYANYIEGLVKGDIAPATSGGVSIINAGEALEPYVSEQTEIGIKYDGGSLGGSLALFTTERPFSTVENGVFTDGGEQRNRGIELSVFGEPTYDVRLLGGVTLLDAELTSTQDGVNEGNRAIGVPRTQANVGGEWDVPGTNGLTLTSRVVYTSSQYADAANDMEAPSWTRLDLGARYRMVIDERDVTLRARLDNVTGRDYWASVGGYPNANYLVLGAPRTLSVSATVDF, encoded by the coding sequence ATGCCCACTCTTCGCTTCCCGCGTAAAACCGCACTGCTGCCCGTTTGCCTTGCCGCTAGCCTCGCTGGTTCGCCGCTCATGGCTCAGGAGCAACTCGAAGATCACTCTCAAGGCACTGCCGCCGAGCCGTTCGAACTGCAATCGGTGGAAATCACCGCCAGCGCCGACGCCTCGGCTGATGGCCTGACCCAACCCTACGCCGGCGAACAGGTTGCTCGTGGCGGGCGGGTTGGGATTCTTGGCAATCGCGATTACATGGAAACGCCGTTCACCTCGACGTCCTACACCTCGCAGCTGATCCAGGACCAGCAGGCGCGAAGCGTGTCCGACGTGCTGCAGAACGACCCTTCGGTGCGGGTAGCGCGCGGCTTCGGCAACTTCCAGGAGCTGTACGTGGTACGCGGCTTTCCGGTGTACTCCGACGACATTTCCTACAACGGCCTCTATGGCCTGCTGCCGCGCCAGTACGTGGCCGCCGAGTTCATCGAGCGCGTGGAAGTGTTCCGCGGCGCCAACACCTTCCTCAACGGCGCGGCCCCAGGTGGCAGCGGCATTGGCGGCGCAATCAACATCCTGCCCAAGCGCGCGCCGAACGAGCCGCTGACGCGCCTGACAGTCGGTGCCGAGAACGGTGGCCAGGCCATGACCCACGCGGACATCACCCGCCGCTTCGGCGAAGAGGAGCGCTTCGGCGTACGCCTGAACGCAGCCAAGCGCGCCGGCGAGACCACGGTCGAGGATGAGGATCGTACTCTCGACATGTTCGCCCTCGGCCTCGACTATCAGGGCGACAACTTCCGTCTCTCCGGTGACATCGGCCATCAGTATCACTTCATCGACAACCCGCGGCCAAGCGTCACTCCCAGCGGCGGTATTCCCAGCGCACCGGATGCCGAGGACAACTTCGCGCAGCCTTGGACCTACTCGAAGGAGAAGCAGACCTTCGGTACCTTCCGCGCCGAATATGATTTCTCCGATGCGGTGACCGGCTGGCTCGCAGCCGGCGTACGTGAAGGCGAGGAGAAGAATCGGTTGGCCAGCATGACCGCAGGCAGTTCGGGCGCCGGCACCTTCTACCGCTTCGACAACGTGCGTGAGGAGGAGGTATTCACCAGCGAAGTGGGCCTGCGCGCCCGCGGCCGGACTGGCGACGTCTCCCACGAATGGGTGATGTCGGCGGCTATGTTCGATCTGGAGGCTCGCAACGCCTATGCCATGTCGGGCAGCTATGCAGCTGATATCTACCAGCCGTTCGCCGCTGCAATGCCGGATGCCGTCTGGGTTGGCGGTTCGATGTCCAACCCCAACGTCACCGAGCGCACTCACACCCAGAGCCTGGCCATCGCCGATACCCTCGGCTTCATGGATGACCGCCTGCTGGTCACCTTGGGCGCTCGCCGCCAGGGCATCGAGGCCAAGAGCTACGACTACAACAGCGGTGACCGTTTGTCTTCCTACAACCGCTACAAGAACAGCCCGGTCGCTGGCGTGGTGTATCAGCTGACCGATGAAGTTTCGGTCTATGCCAACTACATCGAGGGCCTGGTCAAGGGCGATATAGCGCCGGCCACCAGCGGCGGCGTCAGCATCATCAATGCCGGCGAGGCATTGGAGCCCTATGTTTCGGAGCAGACCGAGATCGGCATCAAGTACGACGGTGGCAGCCTCGGCGGCAGCTTGGCGCTGTTCACTACCGAGCGTCCATTCAGCACTGTGGAAAATGGCGTGTTCACCGACGGCGGCGAGCAGCGCAACCGTGGTATCGAGCTGTCAGTGTTCGGTGAACCGACCTATGATGTACGCCTGCTGGGCGGTGTGACCCTGCTTGATGCCGAGCTGACCAGCACCCAGGACGGCGTCAACGAGGGCAACCGCGCGATCGGTGTACCTCGTACTCAGGCCAACGTGGGCGGCGAATGGGATGTGCCCGGCACCAATGGCCTGACCCTGACCAGCCGTGTCGTCTACACCAGCAGCCAGTACGCCGATGCCGCCAACGACATGGAGGCGCCGTCCTGGACCCGCCTGGACCTTGGCGCCCGCTACCGTATGGTGATCGACGAGCGTGACGTGACCCTGCGTGCCCGCCTCGACAACGTCACCGGTCGCGACTACTGGGCCTCGGTGGGCGGCTATCCGAATGCCAACTACCTCGTCCTCGGCGCCCCGCGCACGCTCTCGGTCAGCGCCACGGTCGACTTCTGA
- a CDS encoding PepSY-associated TM helix domain-containing protein: MQAVTLRRWGWVHKWSSLICTLFILMLCLTGLPLVFSHEIDHLTGNEIEAPAMPEGTPRAPVDRVAAKAVEAYPGLVPLYFFAEEDAPDVWYVKLDTRVDTDESASTLILSDARTAEVLGAPNIDEGFMSVMYRLHVDLYAGLAGKLFLGFMGLLLMVAIVSGVVLYAPFMRKLRFAEVRQERTARTRWLDLHNLLGIVTLVWAMAVGFTGVINTWADLIFQAWQAEQVAALQAGETRVLLAADADDAPAADGSLQTAVDRVLAAAPGMAVAMIAYPGTLRATPEHVAVILRGDTPLTSRLSQALLVDPADGAVLEAGPRPWYVTALQLSEPLHFGDYGGLPLKILWALLDILTIVVLGSGLYLWLKRGATEVRT; this comes from the coding sequence ATGCAGGCAGTCACGCTTCGCCGTTGGGGCTGGGTCCATAAGTGGTCCAGCCTCATCTGCACGCTGTTCATTCTGATGCTGTGCCTGACCGGCCTGCCGCTGGTTTTCTCTCACGAGATCGACCACCTCACCGGCAACGAAATCGAAGCGCCGGCGATGCCCGAAGGCACGCCGCGCGCTCCGGTCGATCGGGTGGCCGCCAAGGCGGTTGAGGCCTATCCGGGTCTGGTGCCGCTGTACTTCTTCGCCGAGGAAGACGCTCCGGATGTCTGGTACGTCAAGCTCGATACCCGCGTCGATACCGACGAGAGCGCGTCAACGCTGATCCTCTCCGACGCCCGTACTGCCGAGGTGCTCGGCGCGCCGAACATCGACGAAGGCTTCATGAGCGTGATGTACCGCCTGCACGTAGACCTCTACGCGGGGCTCGCGGGCAAGCTGTTCCTCGGTTTCATGGGGCTGCTGCTGATGGTGGCCATCGTCTCCGGTGTGGTGCTCTATGCGCCGTTCATGCGCAAGCTGCGCTTCGCCGAAGTGCGCCAGGAACGCACAGCCCGCACCCGCTGGCTGGATCTGCACAACCTGCTCGGCATCGTCACCCTGGTGTGGGCCATGGCGGTTGGTTTTACCGGGGTGATCAATACCTGGGCGGATCTGATCTTTCAGGCTTGGCAGGCCGAGCAGGTCGCCGCGCTGCAGGCCGGCGAGACGCGAGTGCTGCTGGCAGCTGATGCTGACGACGCTCCCGCCGCAGATGGTTCGTTACAAACGGCAGTCGACCGCGTCCTGGCAGCCGCACCGGGCATGGCGGTGGCGATGATCGCCTACCCCGGCACGCTGCGCGCCACGCCGGAGCATGTCGCGGTGATCCTGCGTGGCGACACGCCGCTGACGTCGCGCCTGAGCCAGGCACTGCTGGTCGACCCGGCCGATGGAGCGGTGCTGGAAGCCGGGCCCCGGCCCTGGTACGTCACCGCGCTACAACTGTCCGAACCGCTGCACTTCGGTGACTACGGCGGACTGCCGCTGAAGATTCTCTGGGCGCTGCTGGATATCCTCACCATCGTCGTGCTCGGCAGCGGCCTGTATCTGTGGCTCAAGCGCGGTGCAACGGAGGTGCGGACATGA
- a CDS encoding response regulator, with product MSELLLDRIVLLEADDAPLRERIGSWAATHGLQLSCLDINALPPDDDQPALALLAPGLPRPVALARQLRSRWKATQLLFLSEDADVDALHRELGPAPLLGPYWSIVILGSRPLQQLDEALASVRRRMRLRTTLARANVTVDGTNVSRRPLPAAELYLHHFIDAARDAIIGLDHAGAVLYWSAGAAELFGLPRAEVLGRPASGLPFWSAELGQALTRAQGCDETLTLQHDDAVGARTLEIVVAAVCAADGAVVGAALTVRDVSALVAERRASELHGHQLSEERAHLQRLFDQAPGFIAITEGPQHQLKIANRAFHQLVGARELLGRPAFKAFPQLESRALSDLLQQVYVTGRPYIGRDIAVRVRPQARGKAERRFVNFIFQPVFSDDEQVSGIFCQGHDVTAQVLAQQALQRSSERLQELVEERTRELELSRQALYQSQKLEAIGKLTGGVAHDFNNVLQVIAGNLQLLQPLVEDDRNAAKRVDAAGSAVERGAKLARQLLAFARRQPLRPQPTNLGRLLRDLDELLRQALGERIEIETVVAGGLWTTMVDPNQLEQVVLNLAINARDAMPEGGKLTLELGNSMLDEHYAETQADVAPGQYVLLAVSDTGIGMPAEIIEQAFEPFFTTKPEGHGTGLGLSMAYGFAKQSSGHIRLYSEQGAGTTVKLYLPRTEQPEVQAQPSTVGPVVGGSETILVVEDDLPVQATVIELLTGLGYSVLRANDAQSALSILQSGLSIDLLFTDVVMPGPLSSTELARQARLLLPDIAVLFTSGYTRNAIVHGGRLDPGVELLSKPYRQEDLARKVRQLLGMQHSDGKPIEQQWVMVVEDQPQLLALACEMVEELGYRACGYPNAEMAAQGLHEQRFDQLLLDVNLPGRSGRDFAAEALKTQPWLRLVFVSGEGRIESSLPARSLPKPFSFDQLAEVLRP from the coding sequence ATGAGCGAACTGCTGCTCGATCGGATCGTGCTGCTGGAGGCAGACGATGCCCCGTTGCGCGAGCGGATCGGCAGTTGGGCGGCTACGCACGGACTGCAGTTGAGCTGCCTCGACATAAACGCCTTGCCGCCTGACGACGATCAACCCGCGTTGGCGCTCCTGGCGCCCGGGCTGCCGCGTCCGGTGGCCCTGGCGCGCCAACTGCGCAGCCGCTGGAAGGCTACGCAGTTGCTGTTCCTCAGCGAAGATGCGGATGTCGACGCGTTGCATCGCGAACTGGGCCCGGCGCCTTTGCTGGGGCCTTACTGGTCCATCGTCATCCTCGGTTCCCGGCCGCTGCAGCAGCTCGACGAGGCGCTGGCGAGCGTACGACGACGAATGCGCCTGCGCACGACGCTGGCGCGGGCCAACGTTACCGTCGATGGCACCAACGTGAGCCGGCGACCACTGCCTGCGGCCGAGCTCTATCTGCATCACTTCATCGACGCGGCGCGCGACGCCATCATCGGTCTCGATCATGCGGGCGCGGTGCTGTACTGGAGTGCCGGAGCCGCCGAACTGTTTGGCCTGCCGCGCGCCGAGGTACTGGGGCGTCCCGCGAGTGGCCTGCCGTTCTGGAGTGCCGAGCTGGGCCAGGCACTGACGCGCGCGCAAGGCTGTGATGAGACGCTGACCCTGCAGCACGACGATGCAGTCGGGGCGCGGACGCTGGAAATCGTCGTGGCGGCTGTCTGTGCGGCGGATGGCGCGGTGGTGGGAGCGGCGCTGACCGTGCGCGATGTCTCGGCGCTGGTCGCCGAGCGGCGCGCCAGTGAGCTGCATGGGCATCAGCTCAGCGAAGAGCGCGCGCACCTGCAGCGCCTGTTCGACCAGGCGCCCGGCTTCATCGCCATCACCGAAGGCCCGCAACATCAGCTGAAGATCGCCAACCGTGCATTCCACCAGTTGGTCGGCGCCCGCGAGCTGCTCGGCCGCCCGGCCTTCAAGGCGTTTCCGCAGCTGGAGAGCCGGGCGCTTTCCGATCTGCTGCAACAGGTCTATGTCACCGGTCGGCCCTATATCGGCCGCGACATCGCTGTGCGCGTGCGGCCACAGGCGCGCGGCAAGGCCGAGCGACGCTTCGTGAACTTCATCTTCCAGCCGGTCTTCAGCGACGACGAGCAGGTCAGCGGCATCTTCTGCCAGGGCCATGACGTCACCGCCCAGGTGCTGGCGCAGCAGGCGCTGCAGCGCTCCAGCGAGCGGCTGCAGGAACTGGTCGAGGAACGCACCCGCGAACTCGAGCTGAGCCGGCAGGCGCTTTATCAGTCGCAGAAACTCGAGGCCATCGGCAAGCTCACCGGTGGTGTCGCACACGACTTCAACAACGTGCTGCAGGTGATTGCCGGCAACCTGCAATTGCTGCAGCCACTGGTGGAAGATGACCGCAATGCGGCCAAGCGGGTCGATGCTGCGGGTTCGGCTGTCGAGCGCGGCGCCAAGCTGGCGCGTCAGCTGCTTGCCTTCGCGCGCCGCCAACCGCTGCGTCCGCAGCCGACCAATCTCGGCCGATTGCTGCGCGATCTCGACGAGCTGCTGCGCCAGGCCCTCGGCGAGCGCATCGAGATCGAAACCGTGGTGGCGGGCGGGTTATGGACGACCATGGTCGACCCGAATCAGCTCGAACAGGTGGTGCTGAACCTGGCGATCAACGCCCGCGATGCCATGCCCGAGGGTGGCAAGCTGACCCTGGAGCTCGGCAATTCCATGCTCGACGAGCATTACGCCGAGACCCAGGCCGACGTCGCGCCCGGTCAATACGTGTTGCTGGCGGTGTCCGACACAGGCATCGGCATGCCCGCCGAGATCATCGAGCAGGCCTTCGAGCCGTTCTTCACCACCAAGCCGGAAGGCCACGGTACCGGGCTGGGACTGAGCATGGCCTACGGCTTTGCCAAGCAGAGCAGTGGGCATATACGCCTGTACAGCGAGCAGGGCGCCGGCACTACGGTGAAGCTCTATCTGCCGCGCACCGAGCAGCCAGAAGTACAGGCCCAGCCATCCACCGTTGGCCCGGTGGTCGGCGGTAGCGAAACCATTCTGGTAGTCGAGGACGATCTGCCGGTGCAGGCCACTGTGATCGAGCTGTTGACCGGCCTCGGCTATTCGGTGCTGCGCGCCAACGATGCGCAGAGTGCGTTGAGCATCTTGCAAAGTGGCCTGAGCATCGACCTGCTGTTCACCGATGTGGTCATGCCCGGACCGCTCAGCAGCACCGAGCTGGCAAGGCAGGCGCGCCTGCTGCTGCCGGACATCGCCGTGTTGTTCACCTCGGGCTATACGCGCAATGCCATCGTGCACGGCGGCCGCCTCGATCCTGGCGTGGAGCTGCTGAGCAAGCCCTATCGGCAGGAGGATCTGGCGCGCAAGGTGCGCCAGTTGCTGGGTATGCAGCACAGCGACGGCAAGCCCATCGAGCAGCAGTGGGTGATGGTGGTCGAGGATCAGCCGCAGCTGCTCGCGCTGGCCTGCGAGATGGTCGAGGAGCTGGGTTACCGCGCCTGTGGCTATCCGAATGCGGAAATGGCCGCGCAAGGATTGCATGAGCAACGCTTCGATCAGCTACTGCTGGACGTCAACCTGCCAGGCCGGTCGGGCCGCGACTTCGCCGCCGAGGCCCTGAAAACCCAACCTTGGCTGCGGCTGGTATTCGTCTCCGGAGAAGGGCGTATCGAGAGCAGCTTGCCGGCGCGCTCGTTGCCCAAGCCGTTCAGCTTCGACCAGCTCGCCGAGGTGCTGCGCCCCTGA
- a CDS encoding acyl-CoA dehydrogenase family protein, translated as MDHLLPVQLVELQGVAANLAETVIAPLAAEVDAECRWPAHSMQAFADAGLLGLQVPSELGGLGQGLLGLCVLTETIARACSSSALCYGMHCVATAVIAAKATEHQRDHYLREIAQGRHITTLALSEQGTGAHFYLPETRLDADGEDFIVDGTKQFVTNGAHADSYVVSTVATGAEAGDFSCLIVDKGSAGMQWLDAWAGFGMRGNSSRPLRLEQVRVPARNLLGEPGDQVWYVFEVVAPFFLMAMAGTYLGVAQAALDEASLQLRSRRYSHSGEALRDVESLQVRYGELWTDLVKTRALVREAARRGDAAHPEALPFILSCKADAAETAVRLANEAMTLCGGAAYRENSRVARLLRDARAGHVMTPTTGLLKLWTGRSLLGLPLL; from the coding sequence ATGGACCATTTGCTACCCGTTCAGCTCGTCGAACTGCAGGGTGTCGCCGCCAATCTGGCCGAAACCGTAATCGCACCATTGGCTGCCGAGGTAGACGCTGAATGCCGCTGGCCTGCCCATTCGATGCAGGCGTTCGCCGACGCCGGCCTGCTCGGGCTGCAGGTGCCGAGCGAACTTGGCGGGCTCGGCCAGGGGCTGCTGGGTTTGTGCGTACTCACCGAAACCATCGCTCGCGCTTGCTCGTCGTCGGCGCTGTGTTACGGCATGCATTGCGTGGCGACTGCGGTGATCGCCGCCAAGGCCACCGAGCATCAGCGTGATCATTATCTGCGCGAGATCGCCCAGGGGCGCCATATCACCACCTTGGCGCTGTCCGAGCAGGGCACCGGCGCGCATTTCTATCTGCCGGAAACGCGTCTGGATGCCGACGGTGAGGACTTCATCGTCGACGGCACCAAGCAATTCGTTACCAATGGCGCGCATGCCGATTCCTACGTTGTCTCCACCGTGGCCACTGGCGCGGAAGCCGGGGATTTCAGCTGCCTGATCGTCGACAAGGGCAGCGCCGGCATGCAGTGGCTCGATGCCTGGGCCGGCTTCGGCATGCGCGGCAACTCCTCGCGGCCTCTGCGGCTGGAACAGGTCCGGGTGCCCGCGCGCAATCTGCTCGGCGAGCCGGGCGACCAGGTCTGGTATGTGTTCGAGGTGGTCGCGCCGTTCTTTCTCATGGCCATGGCCGGCACCTATCTCGGCGTTGCCCAGGCGGCGCTGGATGAAGCCAGCCTGCAGCTGCGCTCGCGGCGCTACAGCCATTCCGGCGAAGCCTTGCGGGATGTGGAAAGCCTGCAAGTTCGCTATGGCGAACTCTGGACCGATCTGGTCAAGACCCGCGCCCTGGTGCGTGAAGCGGCACGTCGCGGCGATGCCGCGCATCCCGAAGCGCTGCCGTTCATTCTGTCGTGCAAGGCAGATGCGGCGGAAACTGCGGTGCGCCTGGCGAATGAGGCGATGACCCTGTGTGGCGGTGCGGCCTATCGGGAAAACAGCCGCGTTGCGCGTTTGCTGCGTGATGCGCGTGCGGGACATGTTATGACGCCCACCACCGGCCTGCTCAAGCTCTGGACGGGCCGCAGTTTGCTGGGGCTGCCGTTGCTATGA
- a CDS encoding lactonase family protein has product MTSSTKGNRPNLLRFGFALLVGAMLAAGARAETDDMHILIGSYTHDSDSPGVLRLRFDPATGQIDPKPVQTFTSDNPSWLVLDNKRGRLYATNENGPAHDDPVGRVSAWRLEASGQHQPIGRSISLGDEPTHASLSHDGRYLFISNYGSRPNPGGSLAVMPLAEDGRPLPVTQIAAHQPSGVHPERQQSAHVHSAVPSPDGRRLLVSDLGADRVFVYRYDPSNTERPLRPDEPASIELPPGSGPRHLVFHPKGKHAYLALELSAQVASFDYTDGRLTRRQLLDLKDAGSDVRHSPGAIHTSADGRFLYVSDRGDYNHIIVFAINGDGMLREIQRRSSEGREPREFAITPDGRFMLIANQLSNALVLLRRDPDSGKLGETLQTLPLGRPSDIKLLAPN; this is encoded by the coding sequence ATGACTTCATCGACCAAGGGCAATCGGCCCAACCTGCTTCGCTTCGGCTTCGCCCTGCTGGTCGGCGCGATGCTGGCGGCAGGTGCGCGAGCCGAAACAGACGACATGCACATTCTCATCGGCAGCTACACGCACGACAGCGACAGCCCGGGCGTTCTGCGCCTGCGCTTCGATCCCGCAACCGGGCAGATCGACCCGAAGCCCGTGCAAACCTTCACCAGCGACAACCCCTCCTGGCTGGTGCTGGATAACAAGCGCGGCCGGCTCTACGCCACCAACGAGAACGGCCCGGCCCACGACGACCCGGTCGGACGGGTCAGCGCCTGGCGGCTCGAGGCCAGCGGCCAACACCAGCCCATCGGAAGGAGCATCAGCCTCGGCGACGAGCCGACCCACGCCAGCCTGAGCCATGACGGCCGCTACCTGTTCATCAGCAATTACGGTTCGCGACCAAACCCGGGTGGCAGCCTGGCGGTGATGCCACTGGCCGAGGATGGTCGCCCCTTGCCGGTCACGCAGATCGCTGCGCATCAGCCGAGCGGCGTACACCCCGAACGCCAGCAGTCGGCGCATGTGCATTCCGCCGTACCCAGCCCGGATGGCAGGCGCCTGCTGGTCAGCGACCTGGGCGCCGATCGGGTGTTCGTCTACCGCTACGACCCGAGCAATACCGAACGCCCGCTGCGGCCCGACGAGCCGGCAAGCATCGAACTGCCGCCCGGCAGCGGCCCGCGCCATCTGGTCTTCCACCCCAAAGGCAAACACGCCTATCTCGCCCTCGAGCTGAGCGCTCAGGTGGCAAGCTTCGACTACACCGATGGCAGGCTGACCCGCCGGCAACTGCTGGACCTCAAAGATGCCGGCAGCGACGTGCGGCATTCACCAGGGGCGATCCATACCTCTGCCGATGGCCGCTTCCTCTATGTCAGCGACCGCGGCGACTACAACCACATCATTGTCTTCGCCATCAATGGCGACGGTATGCTGCGGGAGATACAACGCCGTTCCAGCGAAGGCCGCGAACCGCGGGAATTTGCCATCACGCCGGACGGACGCTTCATGCTGATCGCCAATCAGCTGAGCAATGCCCTGGTGCTGCTACGCCGCGATCCGGACAGTGGAAAGCTGGGCGAGACCCTGCAAACACTGCCGCTCGGCCGTCCTTCGGATATCAAGCTGCTCGCCCCGAACTGA
- the flgL gene encoding flagellar hook-associated protein FlgL, translating to MRISNAQITAMMHGSLNNSSEKLGKLMQQMASGERMLVPSDDPISAVRVLRIQREEASLTQYRTNIANVSGNLSKQEANLKAASDSMLSIRDLLLWAANGSNTDEDLSAIANELDSLENTVLSFANVRDEEGRYLFSGTRSNQSAIALVGGAYVLQGNDQHRQAAVANGVLVEENVTAAQIFGADVGMLNELRALVQVLKDPALDSTDPAVRAQITTTMDNLDATHARLLGAVTDLGGRQNTLTLLSSSNEDVSLVNQKIDGELSRLDYAGASIDLNNYQLSLQATQKTYLKINGLTLFGML from the coding sequence ATGCGCATTTCCAACGCCCAGATCACCGCGATGATGCACGGCTCGCTGAACAACAGCTCCGAGAAGCTCGGCAAGCTGATGCAGCAGATGGCCAGCGGCGAGCGCATGCTGGTGCCGTCCGACGATCCGATCTCGGCGGTCCGCGTGCTGCGCATCCAGCGCGAGGAAGCCAGCCTGACGCAGTACCGCACCAACATCGCCAACGTTTCCGGCAATCTGTCGAAGCAGGAGGCGAATCTGAAGGCTGCGTCGGACAGCATGCTGAGCATCCGCGATCTGCTGCTGTGGGCAGCCAACGGCAGCAATACCGATGAAGACCTGTCGGCCATCGCCAACGAGCTGGATTCGCTGGAAAACACCGTGCTGAGCTTTGCCAACGTGCGTGACGAAGAAGGCCGCTACCTGTTCTCCGGCACCCGCTCCAACCAGTCGGCGATCGCCCTGGTCGGCGGTGCCTATGTGCTGCAGGGCAACGATCAGCACCGCCAGGCGGCGGTGGCCAACGGCGTGCTGGTAGAAGAGAACGTCACCGCGGCGCAGATCTTCGGTGCCGACGTCGGCATGCTCAACGAGCTGCGCGCGCTGGTACAGGTGCTCAAGGACCCGGCGCTGGACTCCACCGACCCCGCCGTGCGTGCCCAGATCACCACCACCATGGACAACCTGGATGCCACCCATGCCCGCCTGCTCGGCGCGGTGACCGACCTCGGCGGCCGGCAGAACACCTTGACCCTGCTCAGCAGCAGCAACGAAGACGTCTCACTGGTAAACCAGAAGATCGACGGCGAGCTGTCGCGTCTGGACTATGCCGGCGCCAGCATCGACCTGAACAACTACCAGCTGTCGCTGCAGGCCACCCAGAAGACCTATCTGAAAATCAATGGCCTGACCCTGTTCGGCATGCTCTGA